Genomic window (Streptomyces sp. NBC_00078):
GGCCCTCAGGGCGGCCGTCGCGGGCGACGCGGCCGACGGCCGCCCGTTCGCGATCCTGGGCGACTACAACGTGGCGCCGACCGACGACGACGTCTTCGACACGGCCGCTTTCGAGGGCCTCACCCACGTCACCCCGGCCGAGCGCGCCGCCCTGGCGTCCCTGCGCGAGGCCGGCCTCTCGGACGTCGTTCCGCGCCCCCTGAAGTACGACCACCCCTTCACGTACTGGGATTACCGCCAGCTCGCCTTCCCCAAGAACCGCGGCATGCGCATCGACCTGGTGTACGGCAACGAACCGTTCGCCAAGGCGGTCACCGACGCATACGTGGACCGCGAGGAGCGCAAGGGCAAGGGCGCCTCGGACCACGCGCCCGTAGTGGTGGATCTGGACGTGTAGCAGATTCGGCCCGTCCGGCGTTCGCGGATTCGGCCCGTCCGGAGTTGGAGGACGAGGCCGCAGGCCGGCGGGGGCCCGAGGGCGCAGCCCCCCCAGTGGCTCACGGCACCAGCATCCGCAGATCCACCGACCCGGCCATCGCGGCAAGCCCCGCATCACCGGGATGCAGATGGTCCCCGCTGTCGTACCGGGGCAGCATCCGCGTCGGGTGAGCGGGGTCGCGCACCACGCTGTCGAAGTCGAGCAGCCCGTCGAACACCCCGCCGCTCCGGATCCACGCGTTCACCGCGGAGCGCTCCGCGTCGACGGCAGCCGTGCACCGTGCCTCGCCCTCGCAGGGCAGGATCGTCGCGGCCAGCATCCGAAGGCCCCGCGCGTGCCCGCGGTCCGCGATCTCCCGCAGTCCCGCGATGACCCGCTCCGCCGTGTTCTGCCACCGCACGTCGTTCACGCCCTCGAGGACGATCGCCGTATGCGCCGAGGTCTGGGCGAGGACATCGCGGTCGAGCCGGTGCAGGGCGCTCACACCGGCGGTGTTCGTGGACACCCCGTCACCGGGGTAGGCGTCGGTGACCACCTGGTTGCCCGAGATGCCCTGGTTGAGCACGCCGTAGCGCGGGACCGCGTCCTGCCGCAGAAGACGGGTGGCCAGCGCGTTGGGCCACCGCCGGTTCGCGTCCTGCGTCGACATGGTGCCGTCGGTGATCGAGTCCCCGAGCACCACCACCGACCCCGGCCCGCCTCCCACGTCCACACCGGTCAGCAGCGGCCAGCTCGTCAGGGTTGTGGTGTACGCCGCCGAGGAGCCGTCCGCCGCATGGTCGCCCGGCTCGCTCACATACGACCGCTGCACCGCGAGCCGGTGCATGGGCGCCGCCGCCACCGTGTCCGGCAGATGGAAAC
Coding sequences:
- a CDS encoding exodeoxyribonuclease III — its product is MRIATWNVNSITARLPRLLAWLESSGTDVLCLQEAKLAEEQFPFDQLRELGYEAAVNATGRWNGVAVLSRVGLKDVVKGLPGDPGYEGSEEPRAISATCGPVRVWSVYVPNGREVGHPHYAYKLQWFEALRAAVAGDAADGRPFAILGDYNVAPTDDDVFDTAAFEGLTHVTPAERAALASLREAGLSDVVPRPLKYDHPFTYWDYRQLAFPKNRGMRIDLVYGNEPFAKAVTDAYVDREERKGKGASDHAPVVVDLDV